One Pseudomonadota bacterium genomic region harbors:
- a CDS encoding DNA internalization-related competence protein ComEC/Rec2 encodes MAALSLCALLSFVARKRSAALSLALAIAAAFSFGAWRAQLSSRSALAPLGLAGGGAPLFCEGIVEGRPRMKGWGVSFDMALRSCGTTEDGAVRARGAVRVNARFVPDRLADGERVRALLEIKRPRVFRNAGSFDYGRYLLSLGIGAVATARSPVARVEARPRWSPSRAMAGARGRVSASIDAALDLPGAAIVKALAIGDRSLITPELRDGFARSGLAHLLALSGLHVGYVALAIYLLVRLTIGLVPRLVSRIPARAMAAWVTLPAVWGYVLFTGCPISAVRAAVMLSVWLAGVILMRRPDAINSIAIAVTAIVAVSPESVLSVSFQLSVVAVAGIALIAAPMIRALKKRGEQPGIAGRVLRPALGLAAVSFAACAATAPLVAYHFKTFTAVGLFANMLAVPLTGIVIEPLVLAATALSAAASGAAVPLWKGAGLAAGWLIGMASFSSEAGAPLIGRWAPSVAELALAYAALCCAAMWKRLPWRAVLVSSLAIAMFTDVLYYKALPAFDRRLTVTFFDVGQGDSALVRFPGGETLLIDGGGLKRSSIDVGKEVIAPALLCMGVRRIDRVLLSHPHYDHYAGLASVLREFGPAKVWTSGLDAPQSEEAEWGAFLAAVRESGSSLEMVGEGGVEMESGGATIAIEPAPDSGSDDFNDTSLVARLSFGRRSFLFMGDLTGRGERALLTSMMPLESSVLKVGHHGSADASSADFLAAVRPEVAVVSAGMGNPYGFPHRDALARLEAAAGRVMRTDEHGAVAVSTDGEDLRVSSFSGGGG; translated from the coding sequence ATGGCCGCGCTGTCTCTGTGCGCCCTTCTCTCCTTCGTCGCGAGAAAAAGGTCCGCAGCGCTCTCGCTCGCGCTCGCCATCGCCGCCGCGTTCTCATTCGGCGCGTGGCGGGCGCAGCTCTCTTCGCGCTCGGCCCTCGCCCCCCTCGGGCTCGCGGGAGGGGGCGCGCCTCTTTTCTGCGAGGGGATCGTGGAGGGCCGGCCGCGCATGAAGGGGTGGGGCGTCTCTTTCGACATGGCGCTTCGCTCCTGCGGCACAACGGAGGACGGGGCGGTGCGGGCGCGCGGGGCCGTGCGCGTGAACGCGAGGTTCGTCCCGGACCGCCTCGCCGACGGCGAGCGGGTGAGGGCGCTTCTCGAGATCAAGAGGCCGCGCGTCTTCCGCAACGCCGGGTCGTTCGATTACGGGCGATACCTCCTCTCGCTCGGGATAGGCGCGGTCGCGACGGCGCGCAGCCCCGTGGCGAGGGTCGAGGCGCGGCCGCGCTGGTCGCCCTCGCGCGCGATGGCTGGCGCGCGCGGCAGGGTGAGCGCCTCGATCGACGCTGCGCTCGACCTTCCCGGGGCGGCGATAGTCAAGGCGCTGGCCATCGGCGACCGCTCCCTCATCACGCCGGAGCTCCGCGACGGGTTCGCCCGCTCGGGGCTCGCCCACCTGCTCGCGCTCTCGGGGCTGCACGTGGGGTACGTGGCGCTCGCGATCTACCTCCTCGTGAGGCTCACCATCGGCCTCGTGCCGCGGCTGGTGAGCCGGATCCCCGCGAGGGCCATGGCCGCATGGGTCACGCTGCCCGCCGTCTGGGGCTACGTCCTCTTCACCGGATGCCCGATCTCCGCCGTGCGCGCGGCGGTCATGCTCTCTGTCTGGCTCGCCGGCGTCATCCTCATGCGCAGGCCCGACGCCATCAACTCGATCGCGATCGCCGTGACGGCGATCGTCGCGGTGTCGCCCGAGTCGGTCCTCTCCGTGTCGTTTCAGCTCTCTGTGGTTGCGGTCGCCGGCATCGCGCTGATCGCGGCGCCGATGATCCGCGCCCTGAAAAAGAGGGGCGAGCAGCCCGGGATCGCGGGCAGGGTCCTGCGCCCCGCGCTCGGCCTCGCGGCGGTCTCGTTCGCGGCGTGCGCGGCCACAGCGCCGCTGGTGGCGTACCACTTCAAGACGTTCACCGCGGTGGGGCTCTTCGCGAACATGCTCGCGGTGCCGCTCACCGGCATCGTGATCGAGCCGCTGGTGCTCGCTGCGACCGCCCTCTCGGCCGCGGCCTCGGGTGCCGCCGTGCCGCTCTGGAAGGGGGCGGGCCTCGCGGCCGGTTGGCTGATCGGCATGGCCTCGTTCTCGTCGGAGGCCGGCGCGCCGCTCATCGGCAGGTGGGCCCCGTCGGTCGCGGAGCTCGCGCTGGCCTACGCCGCGCTGTGCTGCGCCGCCATGTGGAAGAGGTTGCCCTGGAGGGCGGTCCTGGTATCATCGCTGGCCATCGCCATGTTCACCGACGTCCTCTACTACAAGGCTCTCCCCGCCTTCGACCGCAGGCTCACGGTCACGTTCTTCGACGTGGGACAGGGCGACTCTGCGCTCGTGCGGTTTCCCGGCGGGGAGACGCTCCTCATCGACGGCGGGGGACTCAAGCGCTCCTCCATCGACGTGGGGAAAGAGGTGATCGCGCCCGCGCTGCTCTGCATGGGCGTGCGCAGGATCGACCGCGTCCTGCTGTCGCACCCCCACTACGACCACTACGCGGGGCTCGCATCGGTTCTCCGCGAGTTCGGCCCGGCGAAGGTCTGGACCAGCGGCCTCGATGCGCCGCAGAGCGAGGAGGCGGAGTGGGGCGCCTTTCTGGCCGCGGTGCGCGAGTCGGGATCGTCTCTGGAGATGGTCGGTGAGGGGGGCGTTGAGATGGAATCGGGAGGGGCGACGATCGCGATCGAACCGGCGCCCGACTCCGGCTCCGACGACTTCAACGACACGTCGCTCGTGGCCAGGCTCTCGTTCGGCCGCCGCTCGTTCCTTTTCATGGGCGATCTCACCGGCCGCGGAGAGCGCGCGCTCCTCACCTCGATGATGCCGCTCGAATCGAGCGTGCTCAAGGTCGGACACCACGGGAGCGCCGACGCCTCCTCGGCCGATTTCCTCGCCGCGGTGCGGCCCGAGGTGGCGGTGGTCTCCGCCGGCATGGGGAATCCCTACGGATTCCCCCACAGGGACGCGCTCGCGAGGCTCGAGGCTGCGGCGGGCCGCGTCATGCGCACCGACGAGCACGGCGCGGTCGCGGTATCGACCGACGGAGAGGATCTCAGGGTGTCTTCTTTTTCAGGGGGCGGGGGCTGA